The following are encoded together in the candidate division KSB1 bacterium genome:
- the mreD gene encoding rod shape-determining protein MreD has product MIRLVKYALMFIFLILLQTTLIPLLSIQDIYPDLLLIGVVITGIRHGATPAILAGCLAGFVQDAAVTQLYGLSSLAKSVAGFVAGYFSREKLKYNFPITLSVVAATALTNTVLYQSIYYFSSNISMGWIILRYIIPHFIYTVIIGMMVNAIWPGGLWGKT; this is encoded by the coding sequence ATGATACGTTTGGTCAAATATGCGCTGATGTTCATTTTTCTCATCTTATTGCAGACCACCCTGATTCCGTTGCTTTCAATTCAGGATATTTATCCGGATCTGTTGTTGATCGGCGTGGTGATTACTGGCATTCGTCACGGTGCAACACCGGCGATTTTAGCCGGCTGCCTGGCCGGCTTCGTACAAGACGCCGCGGTGACCCAGTTGTATGGGTTGTCCTCCCTGGCCAAATCCGTCGCCGGCTTTGTGGCCGGATATTTTTCCCGTGAAAAATTGAAATACAATTTTCCAATCACGTTGAGCGTCGTCGCGGCCACGGCATTGACCAATACCGTGCTCTATCAATCCATTTATTATTTTTCGTCCAATATCAGCATGGGATGGATTATTCTGCGTTACATTATACCACATTTTATTTACACGGTGATCATCGGCATGATGGTCAACGCCATCTGGCCCGGCGGTTTGTGGGGGAAAACGTAA
- the mrdA gene encoding penicillin-binding protein 2 — protein sequence MELTETKKRLIFSAALCVIFFLLLVRFAYIQLYKGEEFLRASEENRIRSIDIEPPRGLIIDRYGTILVDNRPAYALYAAPADLSANDSAYSILASALKTTRPALREWVRKNNRGNFIPIKIERQLDFTTLSLLQERRLDLPSLDFRAESRRSYPAGVRAPHLFGYLSEISESELKQWREKGYEAGDLIGKKGLERRYETDLRGTKGRWHRQADALGRIIGDLTATDNSLFQNVAPIPGKNLLVSIDASLQLHLEKVMAGRRGGAVVLNCKNGEVIALVSKPDYDIELFSRPIPSSLWNQLANDPDKPLYDRMVQSVYPPGSTFKMVLLFAGLEKGLIDPEERVFCPGYYRFGTRAFGCWKKGGHGAVNMLQGLEQSCDVYFYRMGLKVGLKHWADYARLFGFGELTGIDLIGESAGLVPDEEYLDRRYGKNKWSKGLILNVVIGQGDVLTTPLQMAYFAMNIANEGNSFRPHVKRGTQDPLTGAEEFDQPDSVRIAGIRPETYALVKRGMYLVVHGANATGRAAQVPGILAAGKTGTAENPHGESHAWFIGFAPFEDPQIAYCVFVENGGGGGAVAAPIAKGIISLLLNENKLVPGTKRFADAGFER from the coding sequence ATGGAACTCACTGAAACCAAAAAGCGCCTGATTTTTTCCGCCGCGCTTTGCGTGATCTTTTTTCTCTTGCTCGTTCGCTTTGCTTATATTCAACTGTATAAAGGCGAGGAATTTCTCCGGGCCTCGGAAGAAAACCGGATTCGCAGCATCGATATCGAGCCGCCGCGTGGCTTGATCATCGACCGCTATGGCACGATTCTCGTGGATAATCGTCCGGCTTATGCGCTCTATGCGGCGCCGGCGGACTTGAGCGCGAATGATTCGGCGTACAGCATTCTGGCTTCCGCGCTCAAAACCACACGACCAGCGCTGCGGGAGTGGGTGCGCAAAAACAACCGCGGCAATTTTATTCCGATTAAAATCGAGCGGCAGCTCGATTTCACGACATTGAGCCTGCTGCAAGAACGGCGGCTCGATTTGCCCAGCCTGGATTTTCGCGCCGAGTCGCGGCGTTCTTATCCGGCTGGCGTCAGGGCGCCACATTTGTTCGGCTATCTCAGCGAAATCAGCGAAAGCGAGCTTAAACAGTGGCGAGAAAAAGGATACGAAGCCGGCGATTTGATCGGCAAAAAGGGGTTGGAGCGCCGCTATGAAACGGATTTGCGCGGCACGAAAGGCAGGTGGCATCGGCAGGCCGATGCGCTCGGCCGCATCATCGGCGATCTCACCGCCACGGACAATTCGCTCTTTCAAAACGTGGCCCCCATCCCCGGAAAAAATCTTCTGGTTTCGATTGACGCCTCGCTTCAGCTTCATCTTGAAAAGGTGATGGCAGGCCGCCGCGGTGGCGCCGTCGTGCTGAATTGTAAAAATGGCGAAGTCATCGCGCTGGTCAGCAAGCCGGATTATGACATTGAGCTTTTTTCACGCCCCATTCCCAGTTCGCTTTGGAATCAATTGGCCAATGATCCGGATAAACCGCTTTATGACCGCATGGTGCAAAGCGTGTATCCGCCCGGCTCGACTTTTAAAATGGTGTTGCTTTTTGCCGGGCTGGAGAAAGGTTTGATCGATCCCGAAGAGCGTGTTTTTTGCCCGGGGTATTATCGCTTTGGCACCCGCGCCTTCGGTTGTTGGAAAAAAGGCGGACACGGCGCCGTCAACATGCTGCAGGGCCTCGAGCAATCCTGTGACGTGTATTTTTATCGCATGGGTCTCAAGGTCGGCTTGAAGCATTGGGCGGATTATGCGCGTCTTTTCGGTTTTGGCGAATTGACGGGGATCGACCTGATCGGCGAGAGTGCCGGGCTGGTTCCGGATGAAGAATATTTGGATCGGCGTTACGGTAAGAACAAATGGAGCAAGGGTTTGATCTTGAACGTGGTAATCGGCCAGGGCGACGTTTTGACGACGCCCTTGCAAATGGCTTATTTTGCAATGAACATTGCCAACGAAGGAAACAGTTTCAGGCCACACGTCAAGCGCGGAACACAGGACCCTTTGACCGGCGCCGAAGAATTTGACCAACCTGATTCGGTGCGAATTGCCGGCATTCGTCCGGAAACTTACGCATTGGTCAAGCGCGGCATGTATCTCGTCGTGCACGGCGCCAATGCCACCGGTCGCGCCGCTCAGGTGCCGGGCATTCTCGCCGCCGGCAAAACCGGCACCGCGGAAAATCCGCATGGCGAATCGCACGCCTGGTTCATCGGCTTTGCGCCGTTTGAAGATCCGCAAATCGCTTATTGCGTTTTTGTCGAAAACGGCGGCGGCGGGGGCGCCGTTGCCGCGCCGATTGCCAAGGGCATCATCTCCTTGCTGTTGAATGAAAACAAGCTCGTTCCCGGAACAAAACGCTTTGCCGACGCCGGGTTTGAGCGTTAG
- the mreC gene encoding rod shape-determining protein MreC — MLNKDLLDRPNLFFVSKREYFTLILAILVSLYILFNNDKPQIDAMRTLFLGSYAGLQKQFSALRRLAEMRQADTALRQRATQMMLENSQLREALLENYRLRQMLGYRQRETWSFRAGRVITKESDQTPVCVTIDLGRRDGIRPNMPVVTPEGLVGKIYKVFPEISIVQLMLDRNFYVSARLQGTRVYGIVNWNERNGLELTSVPRTAMVQVQDAVVTSDSSALFPPGLRIGLVRSVSEDETSLFKTILLQPDVDFSRLEEIFVITSFSGHAQQ; from the coding sequence ATGCTCAATAAAGATTTGCTGGACCGCCCCAATTTATTTTTCGTTTCCAAGCGGGAATATTTCACGCTGATTTTGGCGATTCTGGTGTCGTTGTATATTTTGTTCAACAATGACAAGCCGCAGATCGACGCCATGCGGACGCTTTTTCTGGGGTCGTATGCCGGTTTGCAAAAGCAATTCAGCGCGCTGCGCCGATTGGCGGAAATGCGGCAAGCCGACACCGCGCTGCGCCAGCGCGCCACGCAAATGATGTTGGAGAACAGCCAGTTGCGCGAAGCGCTGCTGGAAAATTATCGTCTCCGGCAGATGTTGGGCTATCGCCAGCGCGAGACGTGGAGTTTCCGCGCCGGCCGGGTGATTACCAAGGAAAGCGACCAAACGCCGGTTTGTGTCACGATCGATTTGGGCCGCCGAGACGGCATCCGCCCCAACATGCCAGTGGTGACGCCAGAGGGCCTGGTGGGAAAAATTTATAAAGTTTTTCCTGAAATCAGCATTGTGCAATTGATGCTCGACCGGAATTTTTATGTGAGCGCGCGCCTTCAGGGCACGCGGGTGTATGGCATCGTCAATTGGAATGAGCGCAACGGCCTGGAGCTGACTTCGGTGCCGCGCACGGCGATGGTGCAAGTGCAGGATGCGGTGGTGACCTCCGATTCGAGCGCCTTGTTTCCGCCGGGGCTTCGCATCGGGCTGGTGCGGAGCGTTTCCGAAGACGAAACCTCGCTGTTTAAAACGATTCTTTTGCAGCCGGACGTTGATTTCTCCCGGCTTGAAGAAATTTTTGTGATCACCTCGTTTTCAGGCCATGCGCAACAATGA
- a CDS encoding rod shape-determining protein has protein sequence MAFNWQSFLSSDIAMDLGTANTLVYVRGRGILVNEPSIVAVRKADQEIVAYGGEAKEMQGRTPNEIITVRPMKDGVISDFELAEAMIRHFIRRVQTTRLMRPRMAISIPSGITEVEKRAVRDSAEHAGAREVYLIDEPMAAAIGVGLPIEQPVGSMVIDIGGGTTEIAVISLSGIVNHMSIRIAGDEMNEAIVQHFKRNYNLLVGENTAEHIKCTIGSAAPYNEKASMSVRGRDIVAGIPKTVEISAIEAQEALAEPVNAIVEATKLCLERTPPELSADILDRGIVLSGGGALLKGLDERLRRETSLPIIVAEDPLTCVVRGSGKVLEDLNHYQKVLSKARRY, from the coding sequence ATGGCTTTTAACTGGCAAAGTTTTTTGAGCAGTGATATTGCAATGGATCTCGGCACAGCGAACACGCTGGTTTACGTTCGCGGCAGAGGCATTTTGGTGAATGAACCGAGTATCGTGGCAGTGCGCAAAGCCGATCAGGAAATCGTGGCATACGGTGGCGAAGCGAAAGAGATGCAGGGCCGCACGCCCAACGAGATCATCACGGTTCGCCCGATGAAAGACGGCGTGATTTCCGATTTCGAGCTGGCAGAGGCGATGATCCGGCATTTTATTCGCCGGGTGCAGACCACCCGCCTGATGCGGCCGCGCATGGCGATCAGCATCCCCAGTGGCATCACCGAGGTGGAAAAACGCGCCGTGCGCGATTCCGCCGAACACGCCGGCGCCCGCGAAGTTTATCTCATCGACGAGCCGATGGCAGCGGCGATCGGCGTCGGTTTGCCCATCGAGCAGCCGGTCGGCAGCATGGTCATCGACATCGGCGGCGGCACAACGGAAATCGCCGTGATCTCGCTTTCCGGCATCGTCAATCACATGTCGATTCGCATTGCCGGCGATGAAATGAACGAAGCCATCGTGCAGCACTTCAAACGCAATTACAATTTACTCGTCGGCGAAAACACCGCGGAGCACATCAAATGCACGATCGGTTCGGCGGCGCCGTACAACGAGAAGGCCTCGATGAGTGTGCGTGGCCGAGACATCGTCGCCGGCATTCCCAAAACCGTTGAGATCAGCGCTATCGAAGCGCAGGAAGCCCTGGCCGAACCGGTGAATGCCATCGTTGAAGCCACCAAGCTTTGTCTTGAACGCACGCCGCCCGAGTTGTCGGCGGACATTCTCGACCGCGGCATCGTGCTTTCCGGCGGTGGCGCGCTGCTGAAGGGCCTCGATGAAAGGCTGCGGCGCGAAACCAGCCTGCCGATCATCGTCGCCGAAGATCCGCTGACCTGCGTGGTGCGCGGCAGCGGCAAAGTGCTGGAGGATTTGAATCATTATCAAAAAGTTCTCTCCAAAGCCCGACGGTATTGA
- the rodA gene encoding rod shape-determining protein RodA, whose amino-acid sequence MFEGTEEKLRDLDKIIAVCIFILVAAGLMAIYSVTTAVHTPEILKDNFAKQILWFTIGIMIASAVVMTPMKFFHTYAYWFYGIGIVLLILVLFVGPVKGAHRWFVLGSMRLQPSEIAKIATILALARFAASEGVDLRRFKDVAIMFAIIAVPALLIVKQPDLGTAIVFFSLAIPMLFWAGLSPFIIFILTTPIITLVASFHIVSFFIAMALIIGTLFWLRKRLWIILAVFLLNVTVGVVTPKVWEGMHDYQRDRILTFVGVDEDPRGTGYQVNQAKVAIGSGGFWGKGWLHGTQTKLRFLPEQHTDFIFTVIGEEFGFFGVTMIMAVFLTLLLRALLIAGSAKSKFMALVVAGCVTALSVHVIINIGMCVGVMPVTGIPLPFLSYGGSALWTNMVIVGLILNAGVRRFQYL is encoded by the coding sequence ATGTTTGAAGGCACAGAAGAAAAACTCCGCGACCTCGATAAAATCATCGCCGTCTGCATTTTCATTTTAGTCGCCGCCGGCTTGATGGCCATTTACAGCGTCACCACCGCGGTTCATACTCCGGAAATTTTAAAGGACAATTTTGCCAAACAAATTCTTTGGTTCACCATCGGTATCATGATTGCATCGGCGGTTGTTATGACGCCGATGAAATTCTTCCATACCTATGCCTATTGGTTTTATGGCATTGGCATTGTGCTTCTGATTTTGGTGCTTTTTGTCGGCCCAGTCAAAGGTGCGCATCGGTGGTTCGTGCTGGGATCCATGCGCCTTCAGCCTTCCGAAATCGCCAAAATTGCCACGATTTTAGCGCTGGCACGTTTTGCCGCGAGCGAAGGCGTTGACCTGCGCCGTTTCAAAGACGTGGCCATCATGTTTGCGATTATTGCCGTCCCGGCCTTGCTCATCGTAAAGCAGCCCGATCTCGGCACCGCCATCGTATTTTTTTCCCTGGCGATTCCAATGTTGTTTTGGGCCGGGCTCTCGCCGTTCATCATTTTTATTCTGACGACGCCGATTATCACGCTGGTGGCGTCGTTCCACATCGTGTCCTTTTTCATTGCCATGGCGTTGATTATCGGCACGTTGTTTTGGCTGCGCAAGCGACTGTGGATTATCTTGGCGGTTTTTCTCCTGAATGTAACCGTTGGCGTCGTGACCCCAAAAGTTTGGGAAGGCATGCACGATTATCAACGCGACCGCATCCTGACATTTGTCGGCGTTGATGAAGATCCGCGAGGCACCGGCTATCAAGTCAATCAGGCGAAGGTCGCCATCGGCTCCGGCGGCTTCTGGGGCAAGGGCTGGCTGCATGGCACGCAGACCAAGCTGCGCTTTTTGCCGGAGCAGCACACCGATTTTATTTTCACCGTCATCGGTGAAGAATTCGGTTTCTTCGGCGTTACGATGATCATGGCCGTCTTTTTAACGCTGCTCTTGCGCGCGCTGTTGATCGCCGGCTCGGCTAAAAGCAAATTTATGGCGTTGGTGGTTGCGGGCTGTGTCACGGCGCTTTCCGTGCATGTGATCATCAACATCGGCATGTGTGTTGGGGTGATGCCCGTCACCGGTATTCCACTGCCGTTTTTGAGCTATGGCGGTTCAGCGCTGTGGACGAACATGGTCATTGTCGGACTCATTTTAAACGCCGGCGTGCGACGATTTCAATATTTATAA
- the purH gene encoding bifunctional phosphoribosylaminoimidazolecarboxamide formyltransferase/IMP cyclohydrolase has protein sequence MSQIHRALISVHDKTGLHELAKFLAARKIEIVSTGGTARFLKEQGIAVTPIEQITGFPEILDGRVKTLHPKIFGGLLARREVLAHLEQSQSHGIGLIDLVIVNLYPFREVVAKPDVALAEAIENIDIGGVALIRAAAKNFAHVGVVTSPAQYAGVIAEMEQTGGELSEATRRELALAAFAHTAQYDAAINAYLQGEIATDKLPASFSMTLEKIQDLRYGENPHQRAAFYRDSLSRDRGIAGASQWQGKELSYNNIADADAALAIVRSFAEPCAVIIKHANPCGVATGATLVEAYQNAKATDPVSAFGGIISFNREVDGETAAAVAELFAEVILAPGFNLEAQRILASKKNLRLLTLSDFQETWTSLEFKKVAGGMLVQDQDMRDDDEKLFKVVTKRQPTAAEWAALRFGWKVVRYVKSNAIVYCAADRTIGIGAGQMSRVDASLLAIEKAQRAGLSIKGTAMASDAFFPFPDGVEAAAQAGATAVIQPGGSVRDAEVIAAADRHNLAMVFTGVRHFRH, from the coding sequence TGACAAAACCGGCTTGCATGAACTGGCAAAATTCTTAGCGGCGCGAAAAATTGAAATCGTCTCGACCGGCGGCACGGCGCGGTTTCTGAAAGAACAGGGTATCGCGGTGACGCCGATAGAGCAGATCACCGGCTTCCCGGAGATTCTGGATGGCCGCGTCAAAACCTTGCATCCGAAAATTTTCGGCGGCTTGTTGGCGCGGCGCGAAGTGCTGGCGCATCTCGAACAGAGCCAATCGCACGGCATTGGCTTGATCGATCTCGTCATCGTCAATCTGTATCCGTTCCGCGAAGTCGTGGCCAAACCGGACGTCGCGCTCGCCGAGGCGATTGAGAACATCGACATCGGCGGCGTGGCGCTGATTCGCGCCGCGGCCAAGAATTTTGCGCATGTCGGCGTTGTCACCAGTCCGGCGCAGTATGCCGGCGTCATCGCCGAGATGGAACAAACCGGCGGCGAGCTTTCGGAAGCAACGCGCCGCGAGCTGGCGCTGGCGGCTTTTGCCCACACCGCGCAATACGACGCGGCCATCAACGCGTATTTGCAGGGTGAAATCGCGACTGATAAATTGCCGGCATCCTTCTCGATGACGCTCGAAAAAATTCAGGATTTGCGCTACGGCGAAAACCCGCATCAGCGCGCGGCGTTTTATCGCGACAGCTTGAGCCGAGACCGGGGCATCGCCGGCGCCAGCCAATGGCAAGGAAAAGAATTGTCTTACAATAACATTGCCGACGCCGATGCCGCGCTTGCCATCGTTCGCAGTTTTGCTGAGCCTTGCGCGGTGATCATCAAACATGCCAATCCCTGCGGCGTCGCAACCGGCGCGACACTCGTTGAAGCATATCAAAACGCGAAAGCGACTGATCCGGTTTCGGCGTTTGGCGGCATCATCAGCTTCAACCGCGAGGTGGACGGCGAAACCGCGGCGGCGGTTGCCGAGCTTTTTGCGGAAGTGATTCTTGCGCCCGGCTTCAACCTCGAGGCGCAGCGAATTTTGGCGAGCAAGAAAAATTTGCGGCTGTTGACGCTTTCAGATTTTCAGGAAACTTGGACAAGCCTTGAATTCAAGAAAGTCGCCGGCGGCATGCTCGTGCAAGATCAGGATATGCGCGATGATGATGAGAAGCTTTTTAAAGTTGTGACGAAACGGCAACCCACCGCTGCCGAGTGGGCGGCGTTGCGTTTTGGCTGGAAAGTGGTTCGGTATGTGAAATCCAACGCGATTGTTTATTGCGCCGCTGATCGCACCATTGGCATCGGCGCCGGGCAAATGAGCCGCGTCGATGCCTCGTTGTTGGCGATTGAAAAAGCGCAGCGCGCCGGTCTTTCGATCAAAGGCACGGCGATGGCGAGCGACGCGTTTTTTCCGTTTCCCGACGGTGTCGAAGCAGCGGCGCAAGCCGGCGCCACCGCCGTGATACAACCCGGCGGCTCGGTGCGCGACGCCGAGGTCATCGCCGCCGCGGATCGCCACAACCTCGCGATGGTTTTCACCGGCGTCCGGCATTTTCGGCATTGA